TGTAACGAGGGAACCTGGGGGGACTCAATTAGGGGCAGAACTGCGCTCCTTGCTGCTGGAATCTAGAGGTGAAGCACCCATACTCAGCACGACTGAATTGTTATTGTACGCCGCCGATCGCGCTCAGCATGTAGAAGAAACGCTCAAGGTGGCGATTGCCTCTGGCACAATTATTCTGTGCGATCGCTATACCGATTCCACGATTGCTTATCAAGGTTACGGTCGCGGTTTAGATTTAAATTTAATCCATCAACTCAACGCGATCGCAACTGCTGGTCTGGAAAGCGACTTAACAATTTGGTTAGATCTCGATGTAGAAGTCGGTTTATCCAGAACTAAAGGACGGGGAAGCAACGACCGCATCGAACAAGAGGCGATCGCCTTTCATCGTCGCGTTCAACAGGGATATTTAGAATTAGCTCGACAAGATCCGCACCGCATTGTACGAGTTGATGCTAGTTTGAGTGAAAGCGAAGTTCGTCAACAGATTCAGACGATTTTGCGCCAAAACTTAGCTGAAATACTGCAACAATGAACTCAAAACGGAGACACGGACAAGATCGTGCTGTTGTCATAGGAGGGAGCATTGCTGGTATGCTGGCTGCACGGGTACTAGCAGATTATTTTGCGACTGTCGCGATCGTCGATACAGATATGCTACCCAGCCAGCCTCAATCTAGAAAAGGCGTACCCCAATCAGTACAACCTCACGTTTTGTTTGCCAAAGGGTACAGAATATTAGAAGAACTTTTTCCGGGAATCGGTGCTGAACTCTCTACTGCTGGCGCACTATCAATTGATTGGTTGCGGGAGTTTCATCACTTTACCTACAGTAACTGGAGTGCCAACACGACATCCGCCTCAGAAATCATTTCCTGCACTTGCAGTCGTCCGCTGCTAGAGTGGGCAATTAGA
This window of the Chroococcidiopsis thermalis PCC 7203 genome carries:
- the tmk gene encoding dTMP kinase, translated to MNSPGKLIVFEGVEGSGKTTQIQATQSWLQELFSSAIPKRDVIVTREPGGTQLGAELRSLLLESRGEAPILSTTELLLYAADRAQHVEETLKVAIASGTIILCDRYTDSTIAYQGYGRGLDLNLIHQLNAIATAGLESDLTIWLDLDVEVGLSRTKGRGSNDRIEQEAIAFHRRVQQGYLELARQDPHRIVRVDASLSESEVRQQIQTILRQNLAEILQQ